The following proteins are co-located in the Betta splendens chromosome 9, fBetSpl5.4, whole genome shotgun sequence genome:
- the irak3 gene encoding interleukin-1 receptor-associated kinase 3 isoform X3 has protein sequence MECSTFLYDVPPAVVESFCKIMDSGGDSFGWRALAVRIVPTLLEVQMLERVGAAGRSPTREMLWSWAQQNKTVLDLLTVLQDMGHHRALQLFHSQLQSHLQAMNGCFVSEKPREEKPRPTLTFQDVVEGTRDFHHDLRISEGQFSDVYRGQMGGKTFAVKLFKQNSAVSWKKLWDIFRKEMEIHHLHQHPNILELLGCFSDERRYCLVYPFLPSGSLFHRLHHRVQEPPLSWQERLNIIKGIAKALHHLHTSQPCPVICGNISSANILLDEDQPKLTDFGLARLRPHSTNQSCTISLNAGCRGNLGYLPEEYIRDGKLSFSLDVYSFGMVIMETVTGRKVIDDSPKQTQLRDLLSTEVENSGGMDSCLRFLDGAAGEWPTALALRLLTLALECAASRHRSRPSMENVLPTLSQLLPPPVCLADQPHSLHDSAPPGDQRAHLLSAPVEDDEQRGLAAGPCECSQSEVTYLSDVAGANSAADVDLYGSCPVQCSCSEAAGRPCEDCRANGFTLSHTDCRQNLTVVENEAKQRVRNKLSLYNKGLMDTEELLSETGQ, from the exons CTGTTCGCATCGTACCCACCCTGCTAGAGGTGCAGATGTTGGAGCGCGTGGGCGCAGCTGGTCGGAGTCCTACCAGGGAGATGCTGTGGTCCTGGGCCCAGCAGAACAAAACGGTGCTGGACCTGCTGACAGTGCTGCAGGACATGGGCCACCACCGAGCGCTGCAGCTCTTCCACAGTCAGCTGCAAAGCCACTTACAAGCCATGAACG GTTGCTTTGTTTCAGAGAAGCCTCGGGAGGAAAAGCCCCGGCCCACACTCACCTTCCAGGACGTCGTGGAGGGAACCAGGGATTTTCACCATGACTTGAGAATTTCCGAAGGCCAGTTTTCAGACGTCTACAGAGGGCAGATGGGAGGCAAGACGTTTGCCGTGAAGCTTTTCAAACAG AATAGCGCGGTGTCCTGGAAGAAGCTGTGGGACATCTTCAGGAAAGAAATGGAAATTCATCATTT ACACCAACATCCAAACATCTTGGAGCTGCTGGGCTGTTTTTCGGACGAGAGGCGCTACTGCCTGGTTTATCCCTTCCTCCCGAGTGGGTCGCTCTTCCACAGACTGCACCATCGG gTTCAAGAGCCCCCTCTGTCCTGGCAAGAGCGTCTTAATATCATCAAGGGAATCGCGAAGGCCTTGCATCACCTGCACACAAGCCAGCCCTGCCCAGTCATCTGTGGCAACATCTCCAG TGCTAACATACTGCTGGATGAGGACCAGCCCAAGCTGACTGACTTTGGACTGGCTCGACTACGGCCTCACTCCACCAATCAGAGCTGCACCATCAGCCTCAATGCCGGCTGCCGCGGCAACCTGGGGTACCTCCCTGAGGAGTACATACGAGATGGCAAGCTCTCCTTCAGTCTGGACGTCTATAGCTTTGGAATG GTGATAATGGAAACAGTGACAGGGCGGAAGGTCATCGATGattcaccaaaacaaacacagctg AGAGACTTGCTGAGCACGGAGGTGGAGAACAGTGGTGGCATGGACTCGTGTCTGCGCTTCCTGGACGGGGCGGCCGGTGAGTGGCCGACGGCCCTGGCGCTCCGCCTTCTGACCCTGGCGCTGGAGTGTGCTGCGAGTCGCCACCGCAGCAGGCCCAGCATGGAGAAT GTTCTTCCTACACTGAGTCAGCTGCTTCCTCCCCCTGTGTGTCTTGCTGACCAGCCCCACAGCCTCCATGATAGCGCCCCCCCCGGTGACCAGCGCGCACACCTTTTGTCTGCGCCTGTGGAGGACGACGAGCAGCGCGGCCTCGCGGCTGGCCCCTGTGAGTGCAGCCAGTCAGAGGTGACGTACCTGAGCGACGTCGCGGGTGCCAACAGTGCGGCCGACGTGGATCTGTACGGCAGCTGTCCCgtgcagtgcagctgcagcgaggCGGCCGGACGGCCCTGCGAGGACTGCAGAGCCAACGGCTTCACGCTGAGCCACACGGACTGTCGCCAGA ACTTGACTGTGGTGGAAAATGAAGCCAAGCAGAGAGTGAGGAACAAACTGAGTCTTTATAATAAAGGACTGAtggacacagaggagctgctttcTGAGACAGGACAGTag
- the irak3 gene encoding interleukin-1 receptor-associated kinase 3 isoform X1, which produces MECSTFLYDVPPAVVESFCKIMDSGGDSFGWRALAVRIVPTLLEVQMLERVGAAGRSPTREMLWSWAQQNKTVLDLLTVLQDMGHHRALQLFHSQLQSHLQAMNDTMLPPSSRHTASTRQQTDIKIKESLPVKTGSSSQALSPSCFVSEKPREEKPRPTLTFQDVVEGTRDFHHDLRISEGQFSDVYRGQMGGKTFAVKLFKQNSAVSWKKLWDIFRKEMEIHHLHQHPNILELLGCFSDERRYCLVYPFLPSGSLFHRLHHRVQEPPLSWQERLNIIKGIAKALHHLHTSQPCPVICGNISSANILLDEDQPKLTDFGLARLRPHSTNQSCTISLNAGCRGNLGYLPEEYIRDGKLSFSLDVYSFGMVIMETVTGRKVIDDSPKQTQLRDLLSTEVENSGGMDSCLRFLDGAAGEWPTALALRLLTLALECAASRHRSRPSMENVLPTLSQLLPPPVCLADQPHSLHDSAPPGDQRAHLLSAPVEDDEQRGLAAGPCECSQSEVTYLSDVAGANSAADVDLYGSCPVQCSCSEAAGRPCEDCRANGFTLSHTDCRQNLTVVENEAKQRVRNKLSLYNKGLMDTEELLSETGQ; this is translated from the exons CTGTTCGCATCGTACCCACCCTGCTAGAGGTGCAGATGTTGGAGCGCGTGGGCGCAGCTGGTCGGAGTCCTACCAGGGAGATGCTGTGGTCCTGGGCCCAGCAGAACAAAACGGTGCTGGACCTGCTGACAGTGCTGCAGGACATGGGCCACCACCGAGCGCTGCAGCTCTTCCACAGTCAGCTGCAAAGCCACTTACAAGCCATGAACG ATACAATGTTGCCCCCAAGCAGTCGACACACAGCGTCCACAAGGCAACAAACAGACATTAAAATAAAG GAATCCCTCCCGGTAAAGACAGGTTCTTCAAGTCAAGCACTGAGCCCAA GTTGCTTTGTTTCAGAGAAGCCTCGGGAGGAAAAGCCCCGGCCCACACTCACCTTCCAGGACGTCGTGGAGGGAACCAGGGATTTTCACCATGACTTGAGAATTTCCGAAGGCCAGTTTTCAGACGTCTACAGAGGGCAGATGGGAGGCAAGACGTTTGCCGTGAAGCTTTTCAAACAG AATAGCGCGGTGTCCTGGAAGAAGCTGTGGGACATCTTCAGGAAAGAAATGGAAATTCATCATTT ACACCAACATCCAAACATCTTGGAGCTGCTGGGCTGTTTTTCGGACGAGAGGCGCTACTGCCTGGTTTATCCCTTCCTCCCGAGTGGGTCGCTCTTCCACAGACTGCACCATCGG gTTCAAGAGCCCCCTCTGTCCTGGCAAGAGCGTCTTAATATCATCAAGGGAATCGCGAAGGCCTTGCATCACCTGCACACAAGCCAGCCCTGCCCAGTCATCTGTGGCAACATCTCCAG TGCTAACATACTGCTGGATGAGGACCAGCCCAAGCTGACTGACTTTGGACTGGCTCGACTACGGCCTCACTCCACCAATCAGAGCTGCACCATCAGCCTCAATGCCGGCTGCCGCGGCAACCTGGGGTACCTCCCTGAGGAGTACATACGAGATGGCAAGCTCTCCTTCAGTCTGGACGTCTATAGCTTTGGAATG GTGATAATGGAAACAGTGACAGGGCGGAAGGTCATCGATGattcaccaaaacaaacacagctg AGAGACTTGCTGAGCACGGAGGTGGAGAACAGTGGTGGCATGGACTCGTGTCTGCGCTTCCTGGACGGGGCGGCCGGTGAGTGGCCGACGGCCCTGGCGCTCCGCCTTCTGACCCTGGCGCTGGAGTGTGCTGCGAGTCGCCACCGCAGCAGGCCCAGCATGGAGAAT GTTCTTCCTACACTGAGTCAGCTGCTTCCTCCCCCTGTGTGTCTTGCTGACCAGCCCCACAGCCTCCATGATAGCGCCCCCCCCGGTGACCAGCGCGCACACCTTTTGTCTGCGCCTGTGGAGGACGACGAGCAGCGCGGCCTCGCGGCTGGCCCCTGTGAGTGCAGCCAGTCAGAGGTGACGTACCTGAGCGACGTCGCGGGTGCCAACAGTGCGGCCGACGTGGATCTGTACGGCAGCTGTCCCgtgcagtgcagctgcagcgaggCGGCCGGACGGCCCTGCGAGGACTGCAGAGCCAACGGCTTCACGCTGAGCCACACGGACTGTCGCCAGA ACTTGACTGTGGTGGAAAATGAAGCCAAGCAGAGAGTGAGGAACAAACTGAGTCTTTATAATAAAGGACTGAtggacacagaggagctgctttcTGAGACAGGACAGTag
- the irak3 gene encoding interleukin-1 receptor-associated kinase 3 isoform X4, with the protein MLERVGAAGRSPTREMLWSWAQQNKTVLDLLTVLQDMGHHRALQLFHSQLQSHLQAMNDTMLPPSSRHTASTRQQTDIKIKESLPVKTGSSSQALSPSCFVSEKPREEKPRPTLTFQDVVEGTRDFHHDLRISEGQFSDVYRGQMGGKTFAVKLFKQNSAVSWKKLWDIFRKEMEIHHLHQHPNILELLGCFSDERRYCLVYPFLPSGSLFHRLHHRVQEPPLSWQERLNIIKGIAKALHHLHTSQPCPVICGNISSANILLDEDQPKLTDFGLARLRPHSTNQSCTISLNAGCRGNLGYLPEEYIRDGKLSFSLDVYSFGMVIMETVTGRKVIDDSPKQTQLRDLLSTEVENSGGMDSCLRFLDGAAGEWPTALALRLLTLALECAASRHRSRPSMENVLPTLSQLLPPPVCLADQPHSLHDSAPPGDQRAHLLSAPVEDDEQRGLAAGPCECSQSEVTYLSDVAGANSAADVDLYGSCPVQCSCSEAAGRPCEDCRANGFTLSHTDCRQNLTVVENEAKQRVRNKLSLYNKGLMDTEELLSETGQ; encoded by the exons ATGTTGGAGCGCGTGGGCGCAGCTGGTCGGAGTCCTACCAGGGAGATGCTGTGGTCCTGGGCCCAGCAGAACAAAACGGTGCTGGACCTGCTGACAGTGCTGCAGGACATGGGCCACCACCGAGCGCTGCAGCTCTTCCACAGTCAGCTGCAAAGCCACTTACAAGCCATGAACG ATACAATGTTGCCCCCAAGCAGTCGACACACAGCGTCCACAAGGCAACAAACAGACATTAAAATAAAG GAATCCCTCCCGGTAAAGACAGGTTCTTCAAGTCAAGCACTGAGCCCAA GTTGCTTTGTTTCAGAGAAGCCTCGGGAGGAAAAGCCCCGGCCCACACTCACCTTCCAGGACGTCGTGGAGGGAACCAGGGATTTTCACCATGACTTGAGAATTTCCGAAGGCCAGTTTTCAGACGTCTACAGAGGGCAGATGGGAGGCAAGACGTTTGCCGTGAAGCTTTTCAAACAG AATAGCGCGGTGTCCTGGAAGAAGCTGTGGGACATCTTCAGGAAAGAAATGGAAATTCATCATTT ACACCAACATCCAAACATCTTGGAGCTGCTGGGCTGTTTTTCGGACGAGAGGCGCTACTGCCTGGTTTATCCCTTCCTCCCGAGTGGGTCGCTCTTCCACAGACTGCACCATCGG gTTCAAGAGCCCCCTCTGTCCTGGCAAGAGCGTCTTAATATCATCAAGGGAATCGCGAAGGCCTTGCATCACCTGCACACAAGCCAGCCCTGCCCAGTCATCTGTGGCAACATCTCCAG TGCTAACATACTGCTGGATGAGGACCAGCCCAAGCTGACTGACTTTGGACTGGCTCGACTACGGCCTCACTCCACCAATCAGAGCTGCACCATCAGCCTCAATGCCGGCTGCCGCGGCAACCTGGGGTACCTCCCTGAGGAGTACATACGAGATGGCAAGCTCTCCTTCAGTCTGGACGTCTATAGCTTTGGAATG GTGATAATGGAAACAGTGACAGGGCGGAAGGTCATCGATGattcaccaaaacaaacacagctg AGAGACTTGCTGAGCACGGAGGTGGAGAACAGTGGTGGCATGGACTCGTGTCTGCGCTTCCTGGACGGGGCGGCCGGTGAGTGGCCGACGGCCCTGGCGCTCCGCCTTCTGACCCTGGCGCTGGAGTGTGCTGCGAGTCGCCACCGCAGCAGGCCCAGCATGGAGAAT GTTCTTCCTACACTGAGTCAGCTGCTTCCTCCCCCTGTGTGTCTTGCTGACCAGCCCCACAGCCTCCATGATAGCGCCCCCCCCGGTGACCAGCGCGCACACCTTTTGTCTGCGCCTGTGGAGGACGACGAGCAGCGCGGCCTCGCGGCTGGCCCCTGTGAGTGCAGCCAGTCAGAGGTGACGTACCTGAGCGACGTCGCGGGTGCCAACAGTGCGGCCGACGTGGATCTGTACGGCAGCTGTCCCgtgcagtgcagctgcagcgaggCGGCCGGACGGCCCTGCGAGGACTGCAGAGCCAACGGCTTCACGCTGAGCCACACGGACTGTCGCCAGA ACTTGACTGTGGTGGAAAATGAAGCCAAGCAGAGAGTGAGGAACAAACTGAGTCTTTATAATAAAGGACTGAtggacacagaggagctgctttcTGAGACAGGACAGTag
- the irak3 gene encoding interleukin-1 receptor-associated kinase 3 isoform X2, whose amino-acid sequence MECSTFLYDVPPAVVESFCKIMDSGGDSFGWRALAVRIVPTLLEVQMLERVGAAGRSPTREMLWSWAQQNKTVLDLLTVLQDMGHHRALQLFHSQLQSHLQAMNDTMLPPSSRHTASTRQQTDIKIKESLPVKTGSSSQALSPSCFVSEKPREEKPRPTLTFQDVVEGTRDFHHDLRISEGQFSDVYRGQMGGKTFAVKLFKQNSAVSWKKLWDIFRKEMEIHHLHQHPNILELLGCFSDERRYCLVYPFLPSGSLFHRLHHRVQEPPLSWQERLNIIKGIAKALHHLHTSQPCPVICGNISSANILLDEDQPKLTDFGLARLRPHSTNQSCTISLNAGCRGNLGYLPEEYIRDGKLSFSLDVYSFGMVIMETVTGRKVIDDSPKQTQLRDLLSTEVENSGGMDSCLRFLDGAAGEWPTALALRLLTLALECAASRHRSRPSMENPHSLHDSAPPGDQRAHLLSAPVEDDEQRGLAAGPCECSQSEVTYLSDVAGANSAADVDLYGSCPVQCSCSEAAGRPCEDCRANGFTLSHTDCRQNLTVVENEAKQRVRNKLSLYNKGLMDTEELLSETGQ is encoded by the exons CTGTTCGCATCGTACCCACCCTGCTAGAGGTGCAGATGTTGGAGCGCGTGGGCGCAGCTGGTCGGAGTCCTACCAGGGAGATGCTGTGGTCCTGGGCCCAGCAGAACAAAACGGTGCTGGACCTGCTGACAGTGCTGCAGGACATGGGCCACCACCGAGCGCTGCAGCTCTTCCACAGTCAGCTGCAAAGCCACTTACAAGCCATGAACG ATACAATGTTGCCCCCAAGCAGTCGACACACAGCGTCCACAAGGCAACAAACAGACATTAAAATAAAG GAATCCCTCCCGGTAAAGACAGGTTCTTCAAGTCAAGCACTGAGCCCAA GTTGCTTTGTTTCAGAGAAGCCTCGGGAGGAAAAGCCCCGGCCCACACTCACCTTCCAGGACGTCGTGGAGGGAACCAGGGATTTTCACCATGACTTGAGAATTTCCGAAGGCCAGTTTTCAGACGTCTACAGAGGGCAGATGGGAGGCAAGACGTTTGCCGTGAAGCTTTTCAAACAG AATAGCGCGGTGTCCTGGAAGAAGCTGTGGGACATCTTCAGGAAAGAAATGGAAATTCATCATTT ACACCAACATCCAAACATCTTGGAGCTGCTGGGCTGTTTTTCGGACGAGAGGCGCTACTGCCTGGTTTATCCCTTCCTCCCGAGTGGGTCGCTCTTCCACAGACTGCACCATCGG gTTCAAGAGCCCCCTCTGTCCTGGCAAGAGCGTCTTAATATCATCAAGGGAATCGCGAAGGCCTTGCATCACCTGCACACAAGCCAGCCCTGCCCAGTCATCTGTGGCAACATCTCCAG TGCTAACATACTGCTGGATGAGGACCAGCCCAAGCTGACTGACTTTGGACTGGCTCGACTACGGCCTCACTCCACCAATCAGAGCTGCACCATCAGCCTCAATGCCGGCTGCCGCGGCAACCTGGGGTACCTCCCTGAGGAGTACATACGAGATGGCAAGCTCTCCTTCAGTCTGGACGTCTATAGCTTTGGAATG GTGATAATGGAAACAGTGACAGGGCGGAAGGTCATCGATGattcaccaaaacaaacacagctg AGAGACTTGCTGAGCACGGAGGTGGAGAACAGTGGTGGCATGGACTCGTGTCTGCGCTTCCTGGACGGGGCGGCCGGTGAGTGGCCGACGGCCCTGGCGCTCCGCCTTCTGACCCTGGCGCTGGAGTGTGCTGCGAGTCGCCACCGCAGCAGGCCCAGCATGGAGAAT CCCCACAGCCTCCATGATAGCGCCCCCCCCGGTGACCAGCGCGCACACCTTTTGTCTGCGCCTGTGGAGGACGACGAGCAGCGCGGCCTCGCGGCTGGCCCCTGTGAGTGCAGCCAGTCAGAGGTGACGTACCTGAGCGACGTCGCGGGTGCCAACAGTGCGGCCGACGTGGATCTGTACGGCAGCTGTCCCgtgcagtgcagctgcagcgaggCGGCCGGACGGCCCTGCGAGGACTGCAGAGCCAACGGCTTCACGCTGAGCCACACGGACTGTCGCCAGA ACTTGACTGTGGTGGAAAATGAAGCCAAGCAGAGAGTGAGGAACAAACTGAGTCTTTATAATAAAGGACTGAtggacacagaggagctgctttcTGAGACAGGACAGTag